TCCGGCCTCGCAACCGCAACTCTGCCGGCCGCGGCCTCTCCcgcctcttctcctccttccTGAAGAGACGTTCCCAGTGTGAGAGCGAGGGAGGggagaaggaggaagaagaagcaaAAGCGCCCATTGCTGACCCTGAACCTGAGCTGAAGATTGAGGGAGAGGTGGCCCACGACCAGCACTCAGTCAGTAGCGCTGAGGCCCAGGTCAGGATACACATCAGTTTATATCTTTATCTGATGGAATTCTACAAGAAACGTCTCCTGTACTTCCTGGAGTAGTTGGCTCTGTCTTAATAGATGCTCCAAAAATCACACCTTCTTCCACCTCCTCCCTaaggaatttatttttatttttattattattatgaaaagttACTTTGCTCTCATTGAGTGTGttttaaactgtttaatgacaccccagttggaatatgctgtaaaactaaacactaGGGATGTAaggtggtattttttttaaacgtaattaattgcatgacttcaatagttaactcacgattaatcgcaaattttagatATGTTctgaatgtgcaataaaatattgttttctcacatttcctactcttgttaacatataaGTTAgaacaaaaagttaaactaataaatatggcttcatcttttagtcactgatacagtaatttcctaattcataaaaattgagttaaaattaaaaaggtgtactgtactgtaaaaatcaagtgtgatattgatctgtgttgaggtcatttttctgccgctagatggcataattgtatttgtaagacattggtgacagctcagtgcatttttcttttcatattaagagctatctaatctttaacatgaagtaacttgtgaaattctgcacatttttcaaattgtaaaatacaacttgacctcagtctccacaaatatattcctaattattaaatttattactgctaaattttgatgtggacatttttgctgctttttgactggaattcccccagtacaggctttccaggtaaaatttgtggcgttaaaggaactttaaattaactcaaaattaacgcactaatattgacacccctactaaacacacaacaaaaaagatgAGACATGCTTTGCTTTAGAAACATCgccattgctaatgctaaagtcaatgtaaaatcccattGACATGCTTATAGCAAATTAGAATCGACTTCCGGGAGtggtttaattttaaataatgaatattcacaccCAATACTGCAGGACAATATACAGACAGTTAATATAACAATACTAAAAGGCAAATATTTATCTCAATCTATGAACAAATGGGTTATATTAATAAAGCTTAATTGCAACTTTCTTTTTCTACTCTTATGTATGTGTGAACATGCACAATACCACACGGCCACAATTGAGGCCAACTCGCACACAGCAGGAACAGCcggtatttgtttttatctgtattatttttagtatattcttattttactttattaatcaattattttctgatttatattttcaagttacatttaaagttgagttttcaagaattcaaacaactttttactgtcataccaacacacatttccacatgatatGGCTCGAAATATGATACCAGAGGTCTCAGGTTACCTCAGCAagtccaaaaatttgaaaatcaaaatagAACAACAAAATAAGATCAAATGAATATGATAATTAGATACGGAAGTTGattattgtttgattttgtgCAAAGATATACAATGCAGCAAAAGTGTGGAGGCAgcagaatgaaaatgcaagaggcttgaattgCAGATGATATTTACATGGTCATTTTGAGTGCTCAAGAATAAAGAAAGAGTTGTGTTCAATGTGCAGGGATGAATAGGTAATTTTGAGTAGTTGAATTTTGACAGTTGAATAAAGACAGTTTTGTACActgtatttttaatcaaatcatCTTCCTCAGGCTGCCCAGGTAGAGAAGAAAGAagccgaggaggaggagagtggAAAAGACAGGGGTCTCAACAaggaaaaagcagaggtggctACACTGGAGAAAGCGGAAGACAAcaagaaggaagaggaggaggaggaggaggaagaggggaaGGAGGAAGGACAGGAGGGTGGTTCTGAAGGTAGCAGTAACGGAGAGAAAGAAGAGAAGGCAGCGGAGGAGGAGTCCAAAACTCCTAAAGCTCAACGTCGCCCCAAAACCATGCAGATTAAAGTCACCCTGCTGGATGACACTCTGTATGAGTGTGAACTGGATGTAAGAAACAATAACTCTTTATTTTTCGTGTAATCACCTGAAAAaaaggcaatatttttttatgctattatTAGTAATCTTTAAGCCCTACAGTCAAACGACACGGCTGTGTCAATTGTTAATTATAGTTAAAAGGTCGTCAGGCAGTAAATGGCCTTCAGGCTTTAGTTTTGGCACCATTGTTATAGTCAGGCAACCATTTACAATCACTATCACACAGTCATTGAATTGGAACTGAATCCCCGCTTGCTGCATGGAAGTCAGGTAaattaacaaacacaaaatctcAGTCTAACATCACAAAGATCTTCATATATGCAAATTCACTCATTTGATGTACGCTTAACTGAGGTCTTATGAGGTATGACCAAAAACCATTTGATATCTTATTTTCGATAGAAGTGCCACTTTACAGTTGGTAGGGATTTGAGCTGCAAAAATTCCTTTCACATTTTGTCAACTTCAGACATCAAGTACCATTAAACATATTcataggtggcaaatccaggtccagaaagttaaaaccctgctttagctccaggtgctacttagctagctccttagctagcttcccgggtgcttgtttaactgctaaagccaaactgtggcagggtttttactttactttacttgcCATCTTTGAACATATTGAAATCACAAACACTCAAATTATCAAAAcgttaatcaaaataaaataaaaataagtatagATTAATGagtcacttaaaaaatataaccCTTAAACAAACATAATCTTACCACAATGTCGTCCTTCTAACCTTTGACAATTGATGATTTTCAttgaagtggaagtcaaccataagtGAAcaagtaaacatttcttgacaataatatgttatatgtgacctcactagtctaaacatgacattctgattaatattacatttgtggaataagagttatgaagcaaaatccagctgttttcatccattttaggggtcggccattttgccacttgctgtctactgaaggtgacatcaatgttgctcaggactcaggcaacgcccaatcacagctcacctgttttctaaagctgcactgtgattggttgttacttgagccctgagcaacattgatgtcatcctcagtcgatagcaagtggcaaaatggccgccccctgagatagataaaaatggctggattttgctgcctaactcatattccactaacacaatattaaccagaatgccatatttagactagtggctgcatagaacatattattgtaaaaaaaattgggttgacttcacctttaaaaaaattataataattactgTGGTGACCTGCTGGCATCTGCCATAcaggaccaaaacaaaaagaagaagaaaataacccAAATGGAACGCTTTCAATTGGAACACGATACTCTTATCACACAAAAGACACTGATTCATCTTCCAGGAACAGCAAGCACGACTTAATGAAACGTCAACACTCAAAATAATAGATCATAAATCTAACAAAGGATTTAATCGAAAAGCAAGACTACAAGGCTCCTTCCTTCGCGATGTATGCTATTTTTAGAAGGAAACATCTCTCATTTGCTGAGCACCTGCTTCAGTCTGACTAAAAGCTGTTAGCGGCCCTTTGGGCAAGGACACAATTCCCCTGATGTGTCCTGTTCTCACCATCCACTCAGCCATGTTCAACACTATAATGAAATCACTCTCTCCCTATAAGTCACTGTCTGTTACATTATCAGGTGAGCACTAAATGAAATAGCGTCTTGTTCTTTTTGTACTTGTGTCAGAAACATGCCAAAGGCCAGGAGTTGTTCACAAAAGTATGTGACCACCTCAATCTGCTGGAGAGAGACTATTATGGGCTGGTCATCTGGGAGACACCCAAGGTGAAGGTGAGCCGGTGTTGAACTGTCAATCAGTTGGAGCCATTTCAGCAATAGCGACCTCAGCATTTAATTTTAAAGCAGCTCTGAATATGTAAATGCCAATGTGAAGTAGATTAATTCAGGGGTTAGAGACCCTCATACACTATAAGGTAGATTCTGACatgccttatttattttttcagactTTGATGGACCTGGCCAAGGAGATCCGCAGGCAGGTGCAAGGTAAGCCCAGTATAGGCTACAAATGCGCCTCCTCACATCGTAATTTGGGATGTTAAAGGCCATTGCAATACAATTTGTCATCCCTTTTCAAGGTGCCAACTATGATTTCACGTTCAATGTGAAATTCTACCCTCCGGATCCAGCCCAATTGTCTGAAGATATCACAAGGTATAGCATCAATTCAATCTtgtcagactttttttctgcaatAAAAGCTTATTGTAGATGACCTTTATTTGTCTCGAGAGGTGCGTACTATAATCTCTACCCAAACACCATTAGGGACCTTTGTTCACCTCAGATTTCTAAACAATTTTGCCAATGAAAGTAATAGGAATCATAAAAACTGTacaggtgtttatttatttaggtatttttaaagggacaatgtgtattatttagtgccatctagtggtgaactaatagaatgcagcAATTTTGAAACCTacgcactacggtgcctcagagagactgTCCGGTGAGCGGGAGCGCAGAACTCACTAGAGAAGCTAATAAGAGCGGCTAGCACAAgctagctggagcggctaacaaaaGCAGCTAGCAAGAGAATCTAGCATAAGCTAGCGAGAGCAATATAGAGGGAGTCAAGCATCCTAATACTGTATTCACGctagtgttgcacgggataccggTACCAATATCGTACTTCGATGTTTGCTTAAACATGTTGCTATTCATAAAAGTCATGGAGGTCATAGAAAATACTagtagttgtttttgttgtgaaatGCATTGTTTGTATtagttattttgattaaactaaggattttgtaatctatgcatgaaaaaaatacagattaatctgacgattatttaaaaacatattaaatgcataaaattgtgtttccacagcatttgtgtgtgaatatttatttgaaggaaaaacactcccaaagtcTATGCTAtattcctgttagcatttgaatgggatcttcccttcacttttagcattagcgctaggctagcgatgttttaaaaaccatcgctattgttttgtatttaaatatacagggGATGTAATTTTTATCGTTTAGTTCTACAGTTAACTCCCACTGGGGTGTAAtgaaacagcttaaaggacgcttagggacaacagaataaccagcgTAACATACGCTACAGACTTGCTAGTTGCttatgctacgcaagcaaaatgatGCATTCAGGGAACTTTCACAGCGTTGGAAACTTCACTTTTCTTCGATGAtagacttttttgggggtgcaggggctttttaattttttttttactttttgttgctGAATCTGTTTTAGGAACTCAAGTCTTGCATTACTTGTCATTTTCAAGGTATTACCTCTGTCTCCAACTACGTAAGGACATCCTGCAAGGGCGTCTGCCGTGTTCTTTTGTCACCCTGGCCTTGCTTGGCTCCTACGCTCTGCAGTCCGAATTGGGCGAGTATGACCCTGAGGTGCATGGCAAAGAATATGCCAAGGAGATGAAGATGGCTAATGGGCAGACCAAGGAGCTTGAGGACAAGATGATAGAGCTGCACCGCACTTACAGGTCAGAACACTGGCTTCATCTGTCAGTGGTCGAAGTGCTGAGATAAATAAAAGTCAGTGCAATGATATGACATATTCATATACAAGCCCTTGAAATGGTCCATAATATACCGGTACAATAAAGTGCTACCTTGAGTTAcaagtttaattaattccatGACATAACTCAAGCAAtaattcccattgaaatgaatggaaggtgGTTAATGTAAACACCACACTTTTGttgttacatgtttttaatatggaaaatcagcattgtattgtaaaataaaaacataaaagaatGTGAAGAAAGAAACtgtaattaaaatataatttagttaacaacagaggtggcaacttcgggtccagaaagtaaaaaccctgctacagtttggctttagcccttgatactacctagctagctagttagctgggctacctagcaggtaaacaagcaccatgggagctatctagggcgctagctagctagttcctgGGGCTGAAgacaaactgtgacagggtttttactttctgtacctggatttgccacctctggttttgCAATATGGTTAGGCACCATTGTACAACATTCATTTTAGTGTTACAGTATTTGCACCTCTGCCTTCTGTCCTGTAATTATTTGATGTTCATAATACTAGTtaactgcagccattttcactgaagcaacccccttcgctcccggctgttttgctggatttttactgattttgcaaggcccacagaatattgtgttttattgctacaaaaacatggaacctacaaaaagaaagattagagtctctactttcatcaggaaaaaagtacatttctatccgttttgcagcagttagcattagaatatagctaagtttcatcattattcacaaatctatttagaaatgtgagtaatgagctttttttcaacaggccctggttggtctcttttgctctgctgccatctgctgaccttttgtgtaataactaccatttcttcagcCGTTATTTgctgttgagaggctgcatcaaagccttctacgtgctctagtataaaaaaaatacataaaaaaattataaatacgtctttgggacacttaaaacatttaaaatagaatggatttatagtttttgggagcaaactaGTTTAGGTCTGATCCTGCATCCTGGTTAGTTGACCTTGCCTTGGTTTTGCAGGTCAATGAGTCCAGCTCAGGCTGACATGATGTTCCTGGAGAATGCAAAGAAGCTATCCATGTATGGAGTTGACCTCCACCAAGCCAAGGTGAACATAGTTGTTGTAAAGGaaataaatgatcattattTGATACTGAGACAAACATGATCTCTACATCCTTTGacaatattatactgtatatggaaGTCAGACGCCCAGATCAACAAATAACATgcagaggagaaaaaacacaaaaggcaTCACATCACATGTCACAAGTCTGCCTTTGTGGGTCCAACAACAAGAAGACATGTGACTTGTCAGATTTTATAACAGAAATCAGGTCAATCTGTTTGCATGAGACCAgggatttaatttatttagggTACCTTTTAGAAGGGTGTGCTGCCCCCTTGTGGGTTTTATTACACAGTACAAGACAATGTTATATTGTTTCATATTGCAGAGCACTGCTCTGTATTTAACGCAATCCAAGTAAATGTTATCCAAGTTTTAAGTTGATAGTatcatcaataaaataaattggtgttttaattaataaaattacctAACACAATACATACAAGTCCATATTTATTCACAATAACAGATATTGCAATggttgtgcctttttttttttattgtgcattataAGATGTAGAAATGTATCAAACAGAACCCTaacacattgaaaaaaaaaaactaatcattGCGTCTGTCAGGATCTCGAAGGCGTGGACATCATGCTGGGAGTTTGCTCCAATGGTCTTATGGTTTATAAAGACAAACTGAGGATCAACCGTTTTCCCTGGCCCAAAGTCCTGAAGGTCTCATACAAACGCAGTAACTTTTTCATCAAAATACGTCCATCAGAGGTACACAAACCCAAAACATTCACTCGCTTCTGCAAACTGCTTTAAATATCCTATATACTGTAGGTTGGAGTCGGTTATCTTTCTTGTCATCTCCTCTTTCAGGTAGAACAGTATGAGAGTGCTATAGGCTTCAAACTACCGAACTACAAAGCGGCCAAGAAACTGTGGAAAGTTTGTGTAGAACACCACACTTTTTTCAGGTATTGTATTAGAATGTTTCAACATTCTCACAGGAATGTTTTCAAAGTGTGAAATTCACATGATTAGATAATCAATTGTGTGTGTACAGGCTGACATCCACTGAGATGGTCGCCACTCCCAGGAAATTTCTGGCTCTAGGCTCCAAATTTCGGTACAGCGGTCGAACTCAGGCTCAGACCAAACAGGCCAGCTCTCTCATTGACAGACCAGCTCCCCTTTTCCAGCGCACTTCCAGTAAGAGGAACTCTCGCAGCATGGATGGAGGTGGAGTATTTATCTATTCTGTTGATCTACCAAGTCACGAATGGCATAATGCTTCGTTCACTGAAATTTGATATGACTCTGTCATTGTCAAATTTGCCTAAAATTAATACAAACTCAGAGACACCTTATTGAAAATTGGTCTTAATCGCATTATTGTATGCACAAAGTCCATGTACAAGACTCTGTCACCACTAGCTTTAGgttttaaataactttatgcACAGCAGTACTTTTAGCATAGTAGCATCATCTGTTCCACAGAACCATACAAACCAGAGGAGGGGAACTGGAATCACATGAATTTCGTGTCAATTTAAGTTACTAATTTTATGACTTGCGACTAGATAAGTCATTTGaaatttggatattttttttttttaaagaaaagttaCGATTATATCGGGTTGTGAACTTGTGCCTTCCACCAATTTGGCAAAACTGGTAATGATGGCCACCATTATGCCGCGGCCAGGACTAGGTATGAGGCTTACTCCATGAGCAAATGTCACCAAAAGAGGAATAGGCTACATTTGGATTCAAGAATGTTCCTTCTCATGTaaccagggaaaaaaaactgtagcaACACTCAAGGCTTGAATATAAGAGATACACATAAAAACAACGTTTACTGCCATCTGTCAGTTGCAGGTAAACTAACTGTGTGAAGTTTGAACTGTCTGTGAAGCTAAGCTACTAGCTAGGTTAGCTCTACAGTTTCGCTAGGTAGCTGGCTGTGTGAACTGTGAAGCTACGCTAGCTTAGTTAGCGCCACAATTTAGCTCACCAACAACTGGTCAAATACTAACAAAACTTGATGTTGGTTCTGTGTTTAATTGAGAAGACAATGAAGTGATAGAGTAGACATAGACAACATGGAGACTCCATGGGAGAGTATAATCTTGAAAGTACCAATAAAAAAGCAATTGTTATTTAAGCGTAGACATCTATACATAGAATCCACTTGGAGTACTTTTCTGGCTGTGAGCTTGTCTGCCATATTTGATGTGGGAGGGCCCCCTCAACCTCATAAAGTGACAACCTACAAAGTCCAAAGTTAATGCATCTTATTCACCCTTTTACACAGACTAATAGTATTGGGAAACAACGGCACGTAAAACGtgtaatttttaaatttgatgaTTACTGTGTATGTAACGCTCACATtccgtttattttaatatttatcatCAGTAACAGTGTGACACTCATGTTAGTATGTTCTGTGTGGGAATCCTAATAATTTTGGTATCATTGCATCACTACATCACAATTGCCCCTGGATTTGGTTATCATTTTAATGGTTAGTTTTGAACAGAAGTCAGAAAAATGTTAGCAAAGCTTTGAACACCTGTGGTCTAAACACTTTGCCGATTTTTACTTCTCTTGAATGTTTCCCTTCTATGTTTACTCAAGCCATTGCATCCACTCCAGACAACAAATCAAGCCGCCCAGTCAGCGCACCCATAATGTCACCGCTGTCTCCCGGTGAGAACACGCCATCGCCGCTGTTGCACACCCTTCATCTCGCCAACCGCAGCAGCAGCTCCACACCCAAGTTTCAGCGCTCTGCAGACAGGAAAACAGAGCTCAAGGGCCATAGTCGCAAAAGCGATTCCACCAAAACCCAGAGCCCCAGACCAGAGTCCACTCCAGAAATTAAGGTATTGTGCATTGTGAAGTCAggctttttatttgtgttatcATTTACAGAGATGGGCTACAACACACAGTAGCACACATTACATGAACAATATAAATGgtatctagaaaaaaaatcttaaataggTCCAGCATGCTCTCATTAACTATCAGTGTAGTATTTGGAGAGCATACAGAGGGAGACATACAGAGGGAAACATACAGCATTAGCTTTTTATTCACAGGgtaactaaaaatatatttatgaaaaGTTTGAGTTCACAAGTCGTGCGTGGGCTCGATCTTGATGTGTGTGAGCTGTGTCTGCGCTACTAGACATTGACCAGGAGAGAACGGAGACATTCCCCCTCTGTCACCGCCACCAATGGGGAACGAGAGAAAAAGACCCAGGTTTGTTTACGGAATGCATGATCCGACCAAATGAAATACGTTAGCGACCTCTTCATTCAAAGTATTAGAGTGGTATTAATTTAAACTTCTTCAGTCTATTTCTTATTCTGGTTGTACAGATTTAACAGTTAAGTTGAACTATAATACTATCTTGGTTACCTAATGTTGTAAAAACTGACCACCAATATTATGCACTATAGTGCataacattttcacaaaataatgaCAAACTAAAACTTACTTCATACATCCTTTGCGTTGAAAATGGTGTAGATAAAAGAAAAGTCTAATATGCTGGAATTTTAATGTACAATTGATTTGTCTGTAATATAAAAAAGCCCTTTCTAGTTTTGTCaaataaatttcacattttacaaTCATGTAGTTATTTCCTTAATATTCAGCAGGGGtcaccatccttttttttttttttttaactgagagacacttgaaataacaaatttgttgAAATTATTTGGGGTTAAATCTTCTCATTGTtgttggctagctagctagctagctcatctccaCGAATGCTATGGCTTAGTCGTGTACTACAGTACTGACCTTTGAGCTATGCAGTACTAAAATATAATTAGAAAATATTGGCGTTTATAAATTTACACCAAaatatatacgttttttaaaagaTACGTTAAATATAGTGCAAATGTTAGTGgcatttattgttattattattatttcagatTAGCAATACAGGCCCACAGGGACCACGTTGCATGGTGACCCCCGGTATACAGCATATAACATTCCTAAATTGACACCTTTGGTGACTGATACATCatgcaatttaaattttttttgttaaaaacttGAAAGACTTGAATTTGTGCATGTACGCTtttcattttaacaaatgaTTTCAGACGCAGAACTATAACACAAACATAacctttttctctctttgatGGGAGAGCAGCATTCTCCTCAGGACAAAACAAAGATGGAGATGATGCGAGTGAGGAAGGTTAGCATGCATTgctaactcttttttttttttttgcttgcaccACCCACTtccccattttattttatttattttcacaacaaAACTGTTTAgctgcctttttcttttatattacGTCCATGCCCTATAGAGGATATATATTCACTGGTTGCAGTTGTTTTATGTGAAATGATGGATTTTGCCttcttatttcttatttttctcaTTGCCTCAAAGCAATAaacagtaattaattaattgatgtttcattttaaatcaaaccaatatttaacacaatgatttgattatgatttcagttttgtattttgttgaatAGACCTACATTATATATGTAGGCCACATCTGCTTCAACTATATGAAATGACTGCGGAGATCGACCAAAAACTTGACGCTAGTTGTGATCTATGCTGCTGCAACATGTTTTGTATTAAGTTCATTGTTGCACAACTTGCACACAATCATGCTCTCCTCCACGCTTCCACTGAACGGTTTAATGTCAATCAACACAGCTTGTGCATCAGTGTTGTCAGGAATTCGGGCTTTGAGAAAAGTTTCATTTTGCCAGGACGTGGTCATTCTTGGTCAACAACAGTGGGCCTGTTGGACACTTTGAGAGACTTTTGTGATGAGGGGCTACAGTAACAACACTactttttacaattattttttttacgaaagaggattagggccagtgaagaggggaaAATGGTTGGCAGAATTCTgaaagtgacaattctgacttcagtctcagaattctcactttaatgtcAGATTACTGAAATTGAAGTtagaagtgagaattctgagaataatgtcataattctcaaagtgacaattctgactttattctcagaattctcactttattctattctgactttaatatcagaattctcacattaaagtgagaattctcataATCAAGGAATTGTCAACATAATTCTCACttaattctgtgattaaagtcagaattatgactttaaagtgagaatgctGGCTTTATTCACAGAAttttcaaagtgagaattctgtgcTTAGTCAAAATTCACACTTTAAAGtgtgaattctgactttatgctcagaattctgactttctgacgccccccccccccctcacaattcatagctctatgtcagaattctcactgtaaaatcagaattctgagatcaaAGTGAGGATTGTCACTTAAAAATCATCATTCTGagtttaagtcagaattctgagaataaaatgaaaatcctgtcaaccttttttttctccacttcacTGGTCCTAATCCTCTAACGTAGTTTTTTCTCAGTTTCGACAAACCTTGTGTTATAAAAACGTAAGACTACTTTGATTAATGGTGACAGTAGCCCAGTCTGAAATTCTGATGCACTTCAGCAGGCTTTGCATGCAAACCGTGTTTGTTGATCTAACTTCCACCACTGTTGTGGGTTTCTGCTTGGTTCGTTCATACACGCAACTTGAGTCTGTGTATGGACATTTACGGTTGCCTTTGTTCTGAATGTGCCCGCATCTCACACTGCaaccttttatttttcatgGTTCATGATTTTTGCCCTGGCTGGTGCTTCTCATTGGATTCCATTGCAAGGCAAATGCAATATTCAATGTTGTGAATGACTGCAAAGCAAATATCAGCTAGATGTTCTGTGTTTTCTACAGAAACGGGCTAAGAAACTTGAGGGTGAAACTATTTATATCAGACACAGCAATTTAATGTTGGAGGTTTGTATGTTCTTCACTTCTGTTTTTTGAATGTTGTCTTCATGTTTCTCTGCCTGCTTCATATTTCTgtagatcttttttttccctttgactCTTCTGTTTCTCTTTATTCGTTGTATTGTTTTCAGCTAAACCCTAAAGGCTTGGCATGCACCATTTTCCTCTCTGACTCTGATGCAAGTAACTTCACTTCTCTTTGACATTGTCACTTTCATGTATTGTTTTCATGAACTACAGTTCAGTATGACTGGGTGTGGTTTCTTATGCTACATTAGTTTTGGCAAGGTTACACTGGGCCTCCAACTCTCGTGTTGcaacaaacaatacaaagaTGAAGTGTTTTAGAATTATGCTTCAAATTATTTAAGGGTTAAATTATATTTGGTTTATATACTCGAAGGACCATGAATTTGACCTGCCAAGAAACCTCGCACATGTACATATAGTCTCTCAATTATATTAATTGTGAGGCCCAGAGTGGTTAATCTGTGCAACTGGGCAATTTCCCAGTGGACCAGGTTTCTATATGTGCTCTTCGGAATAGCGACCCGTACTTTAATTTTCGCCAGCCCACGAATCTGTTTGAAATCAGCAAACAAAGTGTCCGCCACATACTGTAAATCTTTTATCATCACTTTGCACAAATGTACTACTAATGCAATAAGTTGAACTAGTACGCTTTT
The sequence above is drawn from the Vanacampus margaritifer isolate UIUO_Vmar chromosome 17, RoL_Vmar_1.0, whole genome shotgun sequence genome and encodes:
- the LOC144036860 gene encoding protein 4.1-like isoform X2, producing MTTDEAESNQKKPRQQEEAGQDAKPSSPEEEHLRPRNRNSAGRGLSRLFSSFLKRRSQCESEGGEKEEEEAKAPIADPEPELKIEGEVAHDQHSVSSAEAQAAQVEKKEAEEEESGKDRGLNKEKAEVATLEKAEDNKKEEEEEEEEEGKEEGQEGGSEGSSNGEKEEKAAEEESKTPKAQRRPKTMQIKVTLLDDTLYECELDKHAKGQELFTKVCDHLNLLERDYYGLVIWETPKVKTLMDLAKEIRRQVQGANYDFTFNVKFYPPDPAQLSEDITRYYLCLQLRKDILQGRLPCSFVTLALLGSYALQSELGEYDPEVHGKEYAKEMKMANGQTKELEDKMIELHRTYRSMSPAQADMMFLENAKKLSMYGVDLHQAKDLEGVDIMLGVCSNGLMVYKDKLRINRFPWPKVLKVSYKRSNFFIKIRPSEVEQYESAIGFKLPNYKAAKKLWKVCVEHHTFFRLTSTEMVATPRKFLALGSKFRYSGRTQAQTKQASSLIDRPAPLFQRTSSKRNSRSMDGAIASTPDNKSSRPVSAPIMSPLSPGENTPSPLLHTLHLANRSSSSTPKFQRSADRKTELKGHSRKSDSTKTQSPRPESTPEIKTLTRRERRHSPSVTATNGEREKKTQHSPQDKTKMEMMRVRKKRAKKLEGETIYIRHSNLMLELNPKGLACTIFLSDSDDVDKTQTEIMRHHTSISELKRSFMESVPEPRPSEWDKRLSTNSPFRTASVNGQLQPASPVLKTQTITISDVTNSLRGTVAFKDIPLVHTETKTITYEAAQPVDALAERDSGVLLSAQTITSETISTTTTTQITKTVKGGISETRIEKRIVITGDTEIDHDKALAQAIKEAKEQHPDMSVTKVVVHQETEISPE
- the LOC144036860 gene encoding protein 4.1-like isoform X1 — encoded protein: MTTDEAESNQKKPRQQEEAGQDAKPSSPEEEHLRPRNRNSAGRGLSRLFSSFLKRRSQCESEGGEKEEEEAKAPIADPEPELKIEGEVAHDQHSVSSAEAQAAQVEKKEAEEEESGKDRGLNKEKAEVATLEKAEDNKKEEEEEEEEEGKEEGQEGGSEGSSNGEKEEKAAEEESKTPKAQRRPKTMQIKVTLLDDTLYECELDKHAKGQELFTKVCDHLNLLERDYYGLVIWETPKVKTLMDLAKEIRRQVQGANYDFTFNVKFYPPDPAQLSEDITRYYLCLQLRKDILQGRLPCSFVTLALLGSYALQSELGEYDPEVHGKEYAKEMKMANGQTKELEDKMIELHRTYRSMSPAQADMMFLENAKKLSMYGVDLHQAKDLEGVDIMLGVCSNGLMVYKDKLRINRFPWPKVLKVSYKRSNFFIKIRPSEVEQYESAIGFKLPNYKAAKKLWKVCVEHHTFFRLTSTEMVATPRKFLALGSKFRYSGRTQAQTKQASSLIDRPAPLFQRTSSKRNSRSMDGAIASTPDNKSSRPVSAPIMSPLSPGENTPSPLLHTLHLANRSSSSTPKFQRSADRKTELKGHSRKSDSTKTQSPRPESTPEIKTLTRRERRHSPSVTATNGEREKKTQHSPQDKTKMEMMRVRKKRAKKLEGETIYIRHSNLMLELNPKGLACTIFLSDSDDVDKTQTEIMRHHTSISELKRSFMESVPEPRPSEWDKRLSTNSPFRTASVNGQLQPASPVLKTQTITISDVTNSLRGTVAFKDIPLVHTETKTITYEAAQVSLPQPVDALAERDSGVLLSAQTITSETISTTTTTQITKTVKGGISETRIEKRIVITGDTEIDHDKALAQAIKEAKEQHPDMSVTKVVVHQETEISPE